One region of Fragaria vesca subsp. vesca linkage group LG4, FraVesHawaii_1.0, whole genome shotgun sequence genomic DNA includes:
- the LOC101308171 gene encoding probable nucleoredoxin 1-like, with amino-acid sequence MAHGDGVTHDLVSLLGSGDRDFLVRNNGDQVKINTLSGKILGLYFSGSWCGPCRRFTPYLVEVYQELASKGDFEVVFISSDRDEESFSGYFSEMPWLAVPFSDLETRKGVKDLFKVRGIPHFVVIDANGKVCTDQGVVVVREYGVEGYPFTAERISFLKEQEEAAKKDQSLSSLLVSSSRDYLISSEGNKVSVSELEGKLVGLYFTLNIRKACKDFTQTLVKFYNSLKEKGEDFEIVLISLDFEEEHFKEGIAVPWLALPFKDKNCEKLARYFELETVPTLVIIGHDGKTLHPNVTELIEEHGIEAYPFSAEKIAELAEIEKVKLEAQTLESLLVSEDTDFVIETSGAKVPVSELVGKHILLYFSAHWCPPCRSFLPKLITAYHEIKAKDNAFEVIFISSDRDQSSFDDFFSSMPWLALPFGDPRKAFLQRKFKIQGIPAVVAISPTGKTVTTTARKLILAHGADAFPFTEEHLKHLEEKIEQEAKGWPEKVKSELHVEHDLARTRRNEYVCNGCRDSGSGWSFYCKECDFDLHPKCALKNNEATKDDPETKTKEGYVCDGDVCRKA; translated from the exons ATGGCTCACGGCGACGGCGTTACTCACGACCTGGTTTCCCTGCTCGGCTCCGGCGATCGGGACTTCCTCGTCCGTAACAACGGTGACCAG GTAAAGATCAATACTTTGAGTGGTAAAATCTTGGGTTTGTATTTCTCTGGCTCATGGTGTGGTCCATGTCGACGTTTCACCCCCTACTTGGTGGAGGTCTACCAGGAACTTGCTTCCAAAGGGGACTTTGAAGTTGTGTTCATCTCTTCTGATAGAGATGAGGAGTCATTCAGTGGGTACTTTTCTGAAATGCCGTGGCTTGCGGTACCCTTTTCGGATTTGGAGACCCGAAAAGGGGTAAAGGACTTGTTCAAAGTCAGGGGGATTCCTCATTTTGTTGTTATTGATGCCAATGGGAAGGTTTGCACTGATCAAGGGGTTGTTGTTGTGAGGGAGTATGGTGTGGAGGGGTATCCGTTCACCGCGGAGAGGATTAGTTTCCTGAAGGAGCAAGAGGAGGCAGCTAAGAAGGATCAGTCTTTGAGTTCTCTCTTGGTTTCTAGCTCTCGGGATTACTTGATTTCGAGTGAGGGGAATAAG GTGTCTGTGTCTGAGCTTGAAGGAAAGCTAGTTGGTCTGTACTTCACGCTGAATATACGCAAGGCGTGCAAAGACTTTACTCAGACACTTGTGAAGTTCTATAATAGTCTCAAGGAGAAAGGAGAGGACTTTGAGATAGTGTTGATATCTCTAGACTTTGAAGAAGAACACTTCAAAGAAGGGATTGCAGTCCCATGGTTGGCATTGCCATTCAAGGACAAGAACTGCGAGAAACTTGCACGTTACTTTGAGCTCGAGACAGTACCTACACTAGTTATAATTGGGCACGATGGAAAGACTCTACATCCCAATGTGACTGAACTTATTGAAGAGCATGGGATTGAAGCCTACCCTTTTTCAGCAGAGAAGATTGCTGAGCTTGCTGAGATTGAGAAGGTCAAACTTGAAGCACAGACTCTGGAGTCGCTTTTGGTGTCTGAAGACACAGACTTTGTGATAGAGACGAGCGGTGCCAAG GTACCGGTGTCTGAGCTTGTTGGGAAGCACATTCTGCTCTATTTCTCAGCTCATTGGTGTCCTCCATGTCGTTCATTCCTGCCTAAGCTCATAACCGCATATCATGAGATCAAGGCAAAGGACAATGCTTTTGAGGTTATCTTCATCTCAAGTGACCGTGATCAATCCTCCTTCGATGACTTCTTTTCAAGCATGCCTTGGTTAGCCCTCCCATTCGGTGATCCAAGGAAGGCATTTCTGCAGCGCAAATTCAAAATCCAAGGCATTCCTGCGGTGGTAGCTATTAGTCCCACCGGCAAGACAGTCACCACAACAGCCCGAAAGCTTATACTAGCTCATGGAGCCGATGCATTTCCTTTCACTGAAGAGCATTTGAAGCATTTGGAAGAAAAGATAGAGCAAGAAGCAAAGGGGTGGCCTGAGAAAGTGAAGAGTGAACTCCATGTTGAGCATGACCTTGCACGCACTCGTCGCAATGAATATGTGTGTAATGGCTGTAGGGATTCCGGAAGTGGTTGGTCTTTTTACTGCAAGGAGTGTGACTTTGATCTTCACCCAAAATGTGCTTTGAAGAACAATGAAGCAACAAAGGATGATCCTGAGACCAAGACAAAGGAGGGATATGTTTGTGACGGTGATGTGTGCCGTAAAGCTTGA
- the LOC101308458 gene encoding probable nucleoredoxin 1-like, translated as MADGADSGAVAAELINTSPPLDFQSLLSSPARDYLVRNNGDQVKVETLKGKKLGLYFSASWCGPCQRFTPDLVETYNALASKGDFEVIFVSADEDEESFNGYFSKMPWLAIPFSDSEARESLDEQFKVRGIPHLVFLCEEGRVRNASGVEIVREYGVDGYPFTIERLKELQDQEAAAKREQSLKTVLVSRSRDFVIASGGKKVPVSELEGKMVGLYFSLSTYSPCIEFTPKLVEVYEKLKAQGESFEIVFISLDDEEEAFEEDLTNMPWFALPQKDTKTSEKLARYFELSTLPTLVILGADGKTVHNNVVEAIEEHGLLAYPFTPEKFAELAEIEKAREKAQTLESILISGDQNFVIGKDGIKIPVSDLVGKNILLYFSAHWCPPCRAFLPRLMEAYHKIKAKDDAFEVIFISSDRDQASFDDFFSGMPWLALPFGDSRKASLSRRFKVQGIPMLVAIGRAGQTVTKEARDLIMVHGADAYPFTEERLKEMEAELEEMAKGWPRKLKNALHEEHELVLARRNNFVCDGCNEKGETWSFYCEECDFDLHPKCALEEEKGTKTDAKPEGESQEGWVCDGEVCKKA; from the exons ATGGCGGACGGTGCAGATTCCGGTGCTGTAGCTGCTGAGCTCATCAACACCAGCCCGCCGCTCGACTTTCAGTCACTTCTTTCTTCTCCGGCGAGGGACTATCTCGTCCGCAACAATGGTGATCAG GTTAAGGTTGAGACCTTGAAGGGGAAGAAGCTGGGGTTGTATTTTTCTGCATCATGGTGCGGTCCATGCCAACGTTTCACCCCGGATTTGGTGGAGACCTACAATGCGCTTGCTTCAAAGGGCGATTTCGAGGTGATATTTGTTTCAGCTGATGAGGATGAGGAGTCGTTCAATGGGTACTTCTCCAAGATGCCGTGGCTTGCTATTCCGTTTTCGGATTCTGAGGCACGGGAAAGTCTGGATGAGCAGTTCAAGGTGAGAGGGATACCGCATCTTGTGTTCCTTTGTGAAGAAGGGAGAGTTAGGAATGCCAGTGGGGTGGAGATTGTTCGGGAGTATGGAGTTGATGGCTATCCTTTTACCATAGAAAGGTTGAAAGAGTTACAAGATCAAGAAGCTGCAGCTAAAAGGGAACAGTCTCTGAAAACAGTCCTGGTCTCGCGCTCACGCGACTTTGTAATTGCATCTGGTGGGAAGAAG GTGCCTGTCTCTGAACTTGAAGGGAAGATGGTGGGTCTCTACTTCTCATTGTCTACATACAGTCCATGCATAGAATTCACTCCAAAACTTGTGGAGGTTTATGAGAAACTAAAAGCACAAGGAGAGAGTTTTGAGATTGTGTTTATATCACTTGATGATGAAGAAGAAGCATTTGAGGAAGATCTTACGAACATGCCTTGGTTTGCATTGCCCCAGAAGGACACCAAAACTAGTGAGAAGCTGGCTCGGTATTTTGAGCTCTCAACCTTACCCACTTTGGTTATTCTCGGGGCAGATGGTAAAACTGTCCATAATAATGTTGTTGAAGCTATTGAAGAGCATGGACTTCTGGCTTACCCCTTCACACCTGAGAAGTTTGCAGAGCTGGCTGAGATAGAGAAAGCGAGAGAGAAAGCTCAAACTCTTGAGTCAATTTTGATTTCTGGGGATCAAAACTTTGTCATTGGAAAGGACGGAATCAAG ATTCCGGTGTCAGATCTTGTGGGGAAGAACATCCTCCTTTATTTCTCAGCACATTGGTGTCCTCCATGCCGTGCCTTTCTACCAAGACTTATGGAAGCCTACCACAAGATCAAGGCAAAGGATGATGCATTTGAAGTTATTTTTATCTCTAGTGACAGGGACCAAGCCTCTTTTGATGACTTTTTCTCTGGAATGCCATGGCTTGCTCTCCCCTTTGGTGACTCAAGAAAGGCATCCTTGAGTCGCAGATTCAAGGTCCAAGGCATCCCCATGCTTGTAGCCATTGGTCGGGCTGGCCAAACAGTCACAAAAGAAGCTAGAGATCTCATTATGGTTCATGGAGCTGATGCTTATCCTTTCACTGAGGAGCGACTGAAAGAGATGGAAGCAGAACTTGAGGAGATGGCAAAGGGGTGGCCTCGGAAGTTGAAGAATGCACTCCATGAGGAGCATGAGCTTGTGCTCGCTCGCCGGAACAATTTCGTATGTGATGGGTGCAACGAGAAAGGAGAAACATGGTCATTCTATTGCGAGGAGTGTGACTTTGATCTGCATCCAAAATGTGCTCTGGAGGAGGAAAAGGGAACCAAAACTGATGCCAAACCAGAAGGAGAGTCCCAAGAAGGATGGGTATGTGATGGGGAAGTCTGTAAAAAAGCTTAA
- the LOC101308462 gene encoding F-box protein At1g52490-like produces MEKTDEDPNLPSKIIWVEILPRLPRKKLMQFRCVSKSWKALLSANPGFWRIHRNFHPHNTGYLLFKAHSGSAFGSGSDVTRKHYLLLVKAGQDRNTPSYVTDLMPLPFQIIKTPYANSLVLGRSGWINDPIYIYNPFAQDSVIVPNPTFEYEQLSIGFSPRTNEYKVVATLRVPGYVATLRVEGLVGFKIFTLGQCSWRDMVVDWYDLSFVHPPSSDFWNSTVCVHGVLHWLAPSDEVIFALDIGDERFRIIPVPSHIRSSKKIIEVDGCLCIVCETGKVWILKDYIHQVWVAETIEFPRRIFRLPQCASDTGELVFGVSKDNYLQLYDRKSKSSRQSEIIFPKMFSDLGLRLDYSDDRCDDCIVPLQ; encoded by the coding sequence ATGGAAAAAACTGATGAAGATCCCAACCTGCCGAGCAAAATCATATGGGTTGAAATACTCCCAAGGCTACCGCGAAAGAAACTGATGCAGTTTCGGTGTGTTAGCAAATCATGGAAAGCTCTCCTCTCTGCTAACCCTGGATTTTGGAGGATCCATCGAAACTTCCACCCCCACAACACCGGTTATCTCCTTTTTAAAGCTCACAGCGGCTCCGCCTTCGGCTCTGGCTCCGATGTTACCCGAAAGCACTACCTTCTCCTCGTCAAAGCCGGCCAAGACAGAAATACTCCATCATATGTCACTGACCTTATGCCACTGCCCTTTCAAATCATCAAAACGCCATATGCTAACAGCTTGGTATTAGGGCGCAGTGGTTGGATTAATGATCCCATTTATATATATAACCCCTTCGCCCAAGATTCTGTTATTGTTCCCAATCCTACTTTCGAATATGAACAGTTGTCTATCGGCTTCAGTCCTAGAACAAACGAGTATAAGGTTGTGGCAACCTTGCGTGTTCCAGGTTACGTAGCAACCTTGCGTGTTGAAGGTTTAGTAGGATTTAAGATTTTCACACTAGGTCAATGTTCATGGAGAGACATGGTGGTAGACTGGTATGACCTGTCATTTGTTCATCCTCCGTCTTCGGACTTCTGGAACAGTACTGTATGTGTCCATGGAGTTCTACACTGGTTAGCTCCTAGTGATGAAGTTATATTTGCTCTTGACATTGGAGATGAGAGGTTTAGAATCATACCAGTACCTTCTCACATTCGAAGTTCCAAAAAGATTATCGAAGTGGATGGATGTCTTTGTATAGTATGTGAGACTGGGAAGGTGTGGATTTTGAAGGACTACATACATCAAGTGTGGGTTGCGGAGACCATCGAATTTCCCCGTCGAATTTTCCGCTTGCCTCAGTGTGCCAGCGACACCGGTGAGCTTGTATTTGGCGTTTCTAAAGACAATTATCTCCAATTATATGACAGGAAAAGTAAAAGCTCTCGGCAGAGTGAAATCATTTTTCCCAAAATGTTTAGTGATCTAGGATTGAGACTGGATTATTCTGATGATCGCTGTGACGATTGTATTGTTCCCTTACAGTGA